The sequence CCGCGCGCAGGCTGAGGTTGTAACGGGTGTCGTCGCGGAAGAAGCCCTTGGGCACGGTGGTGCCGTTGGTGTCGATGATCTCGCGGCTCTTGAACGTCGAGTTCAACAGGTTGGATACCTGCAGTGCCACCTTGACGTGCGGGTTGATCGCATAGATCAGCGATCCGTCCAGCTTGCCTTGGGACTCGGCCATGACCGGCAGGAACGGATAATCCGCCTCCTGGCCCGTGATCAGGAACTGCGAGCGCCAGTTCCACGCCAGTCGTGCCGACAGCGGGCCTTTTTCGTAATACGCGGTGAAGTTGAAGGTATCGCGGGACAATTCGCCGGGCGGCAGCTTGAGCTGGTTGACGCACTGCGTGGCCGGCAGATACGTGGCGGGGCAGTAGTTGACCACGCCGAAGGCCAATCCATGCGGCTTGATGTAGGTGTAGTTGGTCTGCACGCCGAAGCCGGACAGCCAACCAGGCAGGAAATCGAACTTCTGCTGGTAGGCCAGTTCCGCCCCGCCCACGCTGCCCTTCTGGTCGAGGTTGGCCAGGCCCGCTGTGTACTGCTCCGGATAGGTCACGCCGTTGTTCGTCACCGTGGTGTCCACCACGTTGGTGATGTACTGGATGGTGTGGTTCAACTGCTTCCAGAACAGCATGCCGGTCAGCGAACCGGCGTTGCCGAAATACCACTCCTGGGTCAGGTCGAAATTGTGCGCCGTGATGGGCTTGAGGTACGGGTTCGTGCCGTTGTAGCCGTTGCCCACCGTCGGCTCGGTGCTGCCATTGGTGCCGTAAGGCAGCAGTCCGCTGATCGACTGGCCGGCCTCCAGCTGGTTGAGCGCCGGCCGGAAGATCGACTCGGAGAATGCGAAGCGAGTGATGAGGTCGTCCGTCCAGCCGATCGACAGATTGAAGCTGGGCAGCCAGTTGCCGTAGCCGTTGCTGGCCTTTATCGGGCTGTATCCGCCGTTGGCGAAGGTCACGTATTGCTGCTGCTGCGCCGAGGTGAGCGCGCAGAACGTGCCCGGCGAGGCTGGTTGGGTGCCGTTCTTCGTTACGCCCTGGCAATACTGCGCGACGGTGGCGTTGCCGAGAGCCTGCTTCATGTCCGGCAGCAGCATGTAGCCCGCGGCATCGTCCTGGGTATGCACGTAGCGCACGCCGATGTTGCCGCTGATTTGCAGGCCGCTCAGGAAATCCAGGTTGCCGTTGCTGAAGTTCAGGCGGAGATAGGTGGCGTTGGTCTTCTCCCCGTTGGAGGAGATTTCCTGCGGCAGGTAATGCGTGCCGGGCACGAAGGTATAGCCGTACTGGTCGCGTTCGTAGTTGGTGTAATAGGGACTCCACCAGCTCCAGCCCGGATTGATGGCCAGCGACTGCTGGTTGATCTGCTTCATCGCGGCGACGGATTGCCAGAATTGCGACTGCGGATTCAGGTTGAAGAAGGGTGCGACCACGCCGAAATCGCCGTTGCCGAAGGCCGGCAGGTTGACGTGGTACGGGGAAACGTAGGCGGGTGTGTTTGCGGCCGTGACCGCCAGACCATTCCCGCCAGCGTAGGGCGTGCTGATGTCCCAGAAGTAGCTGTATGGCGAGGAATACAGCGTTTCTTTCTGGTCGCTGTGCCGGAAGCCGAACTGGATGTTGTCCAGCGGGCCCTTGTCCATGTCGAAGCTGCCGTCCAGGCGGAAGGCGCGCTGGTTGCCCCAGGACTTCTCCTGGTGATCCTGTGCCGCTGACCAATAGGTATTGTTGGGGTTGGCGAAATACTGGGCCGTCGTTTCGTTGGGATCGGGCGACAACAGTCTGATCGTGGGTACGTTGTCGCCGTGCGTGGCGACGTACCAGTTCGCCTGGGTCATCTGGCGGATGTAGTAGTAGGAATCCGAGTAATCGGAATGGGTGTCCTGCGCGTCCAGGCTGAGGTGCAGCCGATCATTGACGTTCCACTTCAGGTTGAAGGCGTAGTCGTTGGTCACATAACGCCGCTTGAAAGCGGCGGTATCGAGCTGCGTCGGCACGCCGCCATAGGTGAACGGCAGGAAGGTCGATGCGGCCGGGTCGCCCGAGATGGTGCCGGACTGGAATACCCCGTTGGCGTCGTACACCGGCGTGGTGCCCGCCAGCGGCACTGCACAACCGGCCAGCGTCTGGCCGTTGCAACCATCCGTCGATGCCTGCAGGGTG is a genomic window of Rhodanobacter thiooxydans containing:
- a CDS encoding TonB-dependent receptor, with protein sequence MKKQSVHPLAGGASQLRLLPIAIAMTLFVASPSHAQPAPQDADQTAQAAPAAKKDSKVVAKKKNAATTANEKEAKQLTGMTVNGYSSSLNRAQNIKRYADTVVDAISAQDAGSLPDLSVTEALQRVPGVAVSAFGVAADPDHFSIQGSDISLQGLPYTSTLFNGREVFSAGGGQGLNFSTVSPELIGSVVVSKNQTADMIEGGIAGSINLNTRMPFDSNKDTQASVTFGDYWGDLAKKGTPQIAGLFSHNWNTGIGRFGFLANVAYDRIDQTDNAISVVDYQRRCNGCNLPGGRTDAFPGLAPDEYRYVPVGGDLRHQDETSTRFGHALALQWESPDKTWQAALIWNRASDSETTFEHTLQASTDGCNGQTLAGCAVPLAGTTPVYDANGVFQSGTISGDPAASTFLPFTYGGVPTQLDTAAFKRRYVTNDYAFNLKWNVNDRLHLSLDAQDTHSDYSDSYYYIRQMTQANWYVATHGDNVPTIRLLSPDPNETTAQYFANPNNTYWSAAQDHQEKSWGNQRAFRLDGSFDMDKGPLDNIQFGFRHSDQKETLYSSPYSYFWDISTPYAGGNGLAVTAANTPAYVSPYHVNLPAFGNGDFGVVAPFFNLNPQSQFWQSVAAMKQINQQSLAINPGWSWWSPYYTNYERDQYGYTFVPGTHYLPQEISSNGEKTNATYLRLNFSNGNLDFLSGLQISGNIGVRYVHTQDDAAGYMLLPDMKQALGNATVAQYCQGVTKNGTQPASPGTFCALTSAQQQQYVTFANGGYSPIKASNGYGNWLPSFNLSIGWTDDLITRFAFSESIFRPALNQLEAGQSISGLLPYGTNGSTEPTVGNGYNGTNPYLKPITAHNFDLTQEWYFGNAGSLTGMLFWKQLNHTIQYITNVVDTTVTNNGVTYPEQYTAGLANLDQKGSVGGAELAYQQKFDFLPGWLSGFGVQTNYTYIKPHGLAFGVVNYCPATYLPATQCVNQLKLPPGELSRDTFNFTAYYEKGPLSARLAWNWRSQFLITGQEADYPFLPVMAESQGKLDGSLIYAINPHVKVALQVSNLLNSTFKSREIIDTNGTTVPKGFFRDDTRYNLSLRADF